One window of the Candidatus Eremiobacteraceae bacterium genome contains the following:
- a CDS encoding EAL domain-containing protein — MESDTATEQVQARPMPPLRRAFFGAAARVLSAFARVLPKPRTATPIAIDDAHDEEQRFRWFVTSSQDMLVEMSVDGRLMYVSPNCASIVGYEPHELLGRSIFEFTHPDDLAQSSASLVATVGGKPVGVKLRYKHKSGQWRWYEGYRRLYRRSNGDVRIVTIARDVTERRNAEDAARQSEARLRLHVEQTPVAVIGWDSEGRIASWNPAAESIFGFTESEALGKDGQALLGRPRPGGAQGSRVTRDATTKAGTHIICEWNDTPLVAVDGSLVGATSMVQDVTDRMRAQEALRDSEAAIRSLYEVTSAPHIDHYDKVDAVLAMGCAFFHLPSGIITRIDGDELEILSAQYPDERFKRGARFKLATMYSGRVVAAGETVAIHDGRTPDWESHPAHQTFKLEAYIGTPLRVSGQVYGTISFAGPEPRATPFSETEIDFIRLIAQWLGLAIEHRNVEDELRHNALHDALTGLPNQRLFYDRVQVAMAQAKRSNEKVAVCFLDLDRFKVINDTLGHRIGDGLLQEVSARISTTLREGDTLARLGGDEFVVLLPDVGDAAAAGKIAQRLLDSLEAPVSIDGRELFVTASIGISLYPDAGADPETLVKHADYAMYRAKEVGRATYQLYTPTDAKSNERLALETSLRRAVKNGELLLHYQPQIDISSGKLVGVEALVRWERPGLGLVPPSEFIPIAEETGLIVSIGSWVIEEACRQAAQWRQLGFPAFKMAVNVSARQFRHKSFVESVDAVLAAHGLDPSSLEIELTESITMHASDVELLAFEELKRIGVRLALDDFGTGFASLSNLKRFPVDVVKVDRTFVTDCLNSTDDAAIVKAVVSMGHALRLQVTAEGVETREQLAFLQLLGCDSAQGFFVGAPMPAADLERLVAARMGVFPAA, encoded by the coding sequence ATGGAAAGCGACACCGCGACCGAGCAGGTCCAGGCGCGGCCGATGCCGCCGCTCCGCCGCGCGTTCTTCGGCGCGGCGGCTCGCGTGCTTTCGGCGTTCGCTCGAGTGCTGCCCAAGCCGCGGACGGCGACGCCGATCGCGATCGACGACGCGCATGACGAAGAGCAGCGCTTCCGCTGGTTCGTCACAAGCAGCCAAGACATGCTCGTCGAGATGTCGGTCGACGGGCGGCTCATGTACGTCAGTCCGAATTGCGCTTCGATCGTCGGCTACGAGCCGCACGAACTTCTCGGCCGGTCGATCTTCGAATTCACGCACCCGGACGACCTCGCGCAGTCGAGCGCGTCGCTTGTCGCGACGGTCGGCGGCAAGCCCGTCGGTGTGAAGCTGCGCTACAAGCACAAGAGCGGGCAGTGGCGTTGGTACGAGGGCTACCGCCGGCTCTACCGCCGATCGAACGGCGACGTCCGCATCGTCACGATCGCGCGCGACGTCACCGAGCGGCGCAACGCCGAAGACGCGGCGCGACAGTCCGAAGCTCGGCTGCGCCTTCACGTCGAACAGACGCCTGTCGCGGTCATCGGTTGGGATAGCGAGGGTCGGATCGCAAGCTGGAACCCGGCCGCCGAATCGATCTTCGGGTTCACCGAGTCCGAAGCACTCGGCAAGGACGGGCAGGCGCTTCTCGGACGCCCGCGGCCGGGCGGCGCGCAAGGCAGCCGCGTCACGCGCGATGCGACGACGAAGGCGGGCACGCACATCATCTGCGAGTGGAACGACACGCCGCTCGTCGCAGTCGACGGCTCGCTCGTCGGCGCGACCTCGATGGTCCAAGACGTCACCGATCGCATGCGCGCGCAGGAGGCGCTGCGCGACAGCGAAGCGGCGATCCGCTCGCTGTACGAGGTGACATCCGCGCCGCACATCGACCATTACGACAAAGTCGACGCGGTGCTCGCGATGGGCTGCGCCTTCTTCCACCTCCCTTCGGGCATCATCACGCGCATCGACGGCGATGAGCTCGAGATCTTGTCCGCGCAATATCCCGACGAGCGCTTCAAGCGCGGCGCGCGCTTCAAACTCGCGACGATGTACTCCGGTCGAGTCGTCGCGGCAGGCGAGACGGTGGCGATCCACGACGGCCGGACGCCGGACTGGGAGAGCCATCCGGCGCACCAGACGTTCAAGCTCGAGGCCTACATCGGCACGCCGCTGCGCGTCAGCGGTCAGGTGTATGGCACGATCAGCTTCGCCGGGCCGGAACCGCGCGCGACGCCGTTCTCCGAGACAGAGATAGATTTCATCAGGCTCATCGCGCAGTGGCTCGGCCTCGCGATCGAGCACCGCAACGTCGAAGATGAGCTGCGGCACAACGCGCTTCACGACGCGCTCACAGGTCTGCCGAATCAGCGCCTCTTCTACGATCGCGTCCAGGTCGCGATGGCGCAAGCAAAGCGCTCGAATGAGAAGGTCGCGGTGTGCTTCCTCGACCTCGACCGCTTCAAGGTGATCAACGATACGCTCGGCCATCGCATCGGCGACGGGTTGCTCCAAGAGGTGTCGGCGCGCATCTCGACGACGCTGCGCGAAGGCGATACGCTTGCGCGTCTCGGAGGCGATGAATTCGTCGTCTTGCTGCCCGATGTCGGCGATGCCGCCGCCGCGGGCAAGATCGCGCAGCGCCTCCTCGACTCGCTCGAAGCGCCGGTTTCGATCGATGGTCGCGAGCTTTTCGTCACCGCGAGCATCGGCATCAGCCTGTATCCCGATGCCGGAGCCGACCCGGAGACGCTCGTCAAGCACGCCGACTACGCGATGTATCGCGCGAAAGAGGTCGGCCGCGCGACGTACCAGCTCTACACGCCGACCGATGCGAAATCGAACGAGCGGCTCGCGCTCGAGACGTCGTTGCGCCGCGCTGTGAAGAACGGCGAATTGCTGCTCCACTATCAGCCGCAGATCGACATCTCATCGGGCAAACTCGTCGGCGTCGAGGCGCTCGTCCGGTGGGAGCGGCCGGGCCTCGGCCTCGTGCCGCCGTCGGAGTTCATCCCGATCGCTGAGGAGACCGGGCTTATCGTATCGATCGGTTCGTGGGTCATCGAGGAGGCGTGCCGTCAAGCAGCCCAATGGCGCCAGCTCGGCTTCCCGGCGTTCAAGATGGCTGTGAACGTGTCGGCGCGTCAGTTCCGCCATAAGTCGTTCGTCGAGTCGGTCGATGCGGTGCTCGCCGCGCACGGGCTTGACCCGTCGAGCCTCGAGATCGAACTGACCGAAAGCATCACGATGCATGCGAGCGACGTCGAGCTGCTCGCGTTCGAGGAGCTCAAACGCATCGGCGTTCGGCTCGCCCTCGACGACTTCGGCACCGGCTTCGCGTCATTGTCGAATCTCAAGCGCTTTCCGGTCGATGTCGTCAAGGTTGACCGCACCTTCGTCACCGACTGCCTGAACAGCACGGACGACGCGGCGATCGTCAAGGCCGTCGTCTCGATGGGCCACGCGCTCCGCCTGCAAGTGACGGCGGAAGGGGTCGAAACGCGCGAGCAGCTGGCGTTCCTCCAGCTGCTCGGCTGCGACAGCGCACAAGGCTTCTTCGTCGGCGCGCCGATGCCGGCAGCGGATCTCGAACGGCTCGTCGCGGCGCGGATGGGCGTCTTTCCGGCCGCCTAA
- a CDS encoding class I SAM-dependent methyltransferase encodes MSEAWQESDSKVFADLGRIYTPNRDEIESTILRLIPARPDERFWCVDVGAGEGWLSHRVLQRFNGAQVIALDGSPAMLARARERLAPYGQRAIVREFRLESDAWIAPLPGGVRCFLSSIVLHHLDPEARWTLFRNLYRRLEPGGALLMADLIAPSSEAERDYAAEFWDAEVKRQSTEMTGSLLAFDRFDGDQWNWYRHPDPGDRPSRLLDQLKWLEEVGFVGVSAFWLRAGHAVFGGFKARP; translated from the coding sequence ATGTCCGAAGCTTGGCAAGAGTCGGATTCGAAAGTGTTTGCGGACCTCGGCCGCATCTACACGCCGAACCGCGACGAGATCGAATCGACGATTCTCCGGCTCATCCCCGCGCGACCCGACGAGCGTTTCTGGTGCGTCGACGTCGGCGCCGGCGAAGGCTGGTTGAGCCACCGCGTACTGCAGCGCTTCAATGGCGCGCAGGTCATCGCGCTCGACGGCTCGCCGGCCATGCTCGCGCGAGCTCGCGAACGGCTCGCACCGTATGGACAACGCGCGATCGTCCGTGAATTCCGGCTCGAATCCGACGCCTGGATCGCGCCGCTGCCCGGCGGCGTCCGCTGTTTCCTCAGCAGCATCGTGCTCCACCATCTCGATCCCGAAGCGCGCTGGACGCTCTTCCGCAATCTCTACCGCCGGCTCGAGCCCGGCGGCGCGCTGCTCATGGCGGATCTCATCGCGCCGTCTAGCGAAGCCGAACGCGATTACGCCGCCGAGTTCTGGGATGCCGAGGTGAAGCGCCAGTCGACCGAGATGACGGGAAGTCTGCTCGCGTTCGATCGCTTCGACGGCGACCAGTGGAATTGGTACCGGCACCCCGATCCGGGCGATCGCCCGTCGCGGCTGCTCGATCAGTTGAAGTGGCTGGAAGAGGTGGGATTCGTCGGCGTGAGCGCGTTTTGGCTGCGCGCAGGTCACGCGGTGTTCGGGGGCTTCAAGGCAAGGCCCTGA
- the mce gene encoding methylmalonyl-CoA epimerase codes for MIDGRALDHVAIVVADLAEAERRYASLGFTVRYRERVEDQGVDIVGMRAGDGSIELLRPVATDSPLVRYLGDKPSRLHHFAYRVPDLVAELKRLASQGVRLIDERPRRGAHGNLIAFIHPSETGGTLVELCQPPTDSL; via the coding sequence ATGATCGACGGCCGCGCGCTCGATCACGTCGCCATCGTCGTCGCTGATCTGGCGGAGGCCGAGCGCCGATACGCATCGCTCGGCTTCACCGTCCGCTATCGCGAGCGCGTCGAGGATCAAGGCGTCGATATCGTCGGCATGCGGGCCGGCGACGGCTCGATAGAATTGCTGCGGCCGGTCGCAACCGATTCGCCGCTCGTCCGCTATCTCGGCGACAAGCCATCCCGGCTCCACCACTTCGCGTACCGAGTGCCGGACCTCGTGGCCGAGCTCAAGCGCCTCGCATCGCAGGGCGTGCGTCTGATCGACGAACGGCCTCGACGCGGCGCGCACGGCAATCTCATCGCGTTCATCCATCCGTCGGAGACAGGCGGCACGCTCGTCGAGCTGTGTCAACCGCCAACGGACTCTCTATGA
- a CDS encoding methylmalonyl-CoA mutase family protein, whose translation MRERSTDSGIPIEPVYASADVADLDLANEPLPGEFPFTRGIQRSMYRGRLWTMRQYAGFGGARESNERYRYLLAHGQTGLSVAFDLPTQMGYDSDAPQAAGEVGRTGVAIATIDDMAALFDGIAQDEVSVSMTINAPAAILLAFYLALARRRGTPFDKLTGTSQNDVLKEYAARGTYIYPPKPSMRLVTDLMSYCAHEVPAWNTISVSGYHIREAGATAAQELAFTLCNGRAYVRAAIDAGLDVDRIAPRISFFWNAHNDFFEEIAKFRAARALWAHIVRDEYGAKDPKSWMMRFHTQTGGSTLTAQEPDNNVVRVTLQALAAVLGGTQSLHTNGKDEALALPTEASAKVALRTQQVIAYESGVASTADPLGGSYYVERLTSDLAKAARSIIDEVDARGGAIAAIESGWMQGQIADSAYRAQQSIERGDTIVVGVNKFADSQAGSTRVPLQRIDPAIERAQRERLAAFRAGRDGERVAARLADVKRAAETDAPLMPQFVDAVDEGCTLGEVCDAMRIVFSTHRPVVVK comes from the coding sequence ATGCGCGAACGCTCGACGGATAGCGGCATCCCGATCGAACCGGTATACGCGTCCGCGGATGTCGCCGATCTCGACCTCGCCAACGAGCCGCTGCCGGGCGAATTCCCGTTCACGCGCGGCATCCAGCGGAGCATGTACCGCGGCCGCCTGTGGACGATGCGGCAATACGCCGGCTTCGGCGGTGCTCGCGAGTCGAACGAACGCTATCGCTACCTGCTCGCGCATGGCCAGACCGGCCTTTCAGTCGCTTTCGATCTTCCCACGCAGATGGGCTACGACTCAGACGCGCCGCAAGCGGCGGGCGAGGTCGGGCGGACGGGGGTCGCGATCGCGACGATCGACGACATGGCGGCGCTCTTCGACGGGATCGCGCAGGACGAGGTGAGCGTCTCGATGACGATCAACGCACCCGCCGCAATCCTCCTCGCCTTCTACCTCGCGCTCGCCCGGCGCCGCGGCACCCCGTTCGACAAGCTCACCGGCACGTCGCAGAACGACGTGCTCAAAGAGTACGCCGCGCGCGGCACGTACATCTACCCGCCGAAACCCTCGATGCGCCTCGTCACCGATCTCATGTCGTACTGCGCGCACGAGGTGCCTGCGTGGAACACGATCTCGGTGAGCGGCTACCACATCCGCGAGGCGGGCGCGACGGCGGCGCAAGAGCTCGCGTTCACGCTATGCAACGGCCGCGCGTACGTCCGCGCGGCGATCGATGCGGGTCTCGACGTCGATCGCATCGCACCGCGCATCTCGTTCTTCTGGAACGCGCACAACGATTTCTTCGAGGAGATCGCCAAGTTCCGCGCGGCTCGCGCGCTGTGGGCGCACATCGTGCGCGACGAGTACGGCGCGAAAGATCCGAAGTCGTGGATGATGCGTTTCCACACGCAGACCGGCGGCTCGACGCTCACCGCGCAGGAACCCGACAACAACGTCGTCCGCGTCACGCTGCAAGCGCTCGCGGCCGTTCTCGGCGGAACGCAATCGCTCCACACGAACGGTAAAGACGAAGCGCTCGCGCTGCCGACCGAGGCGTCGGCGAAGGTCGCGCTGCGCACCCAGCAGGTCATCGCCTACGAAAGCGGCGTCGCCTCGACGGCCGATCCGCTCGGAGGTTCGTACTACGTCGAGCGGCTCACGTCGGATCTTGCCAAGGCTGCGCGCTCGATCATCGACGAGGTCGACGCGCGCGGCGGCGCCATCGCGGCTATCGAGAGCGGCTGGATGCAAGGACAAATAGCCGACAGCGCATATCGCGCGCAGCAGTCGATCGAGCGCGGCGATACGATCGTCGTGGGCGTCAACAAGTTCGCGGACTCGCAAGCGGGCTCGACGCGGGTGCCGCTCCAACGCATCGATCCAGCGATCGAGCGAGCGCAGCGCGAACGGCTCGCCGCATTTCGCGCGGGCCGTGACGGCGAGCGCGTCGCGGCGCGTCTCGCCGACGTCAAACGCGCGGCCGAGACGGATGCTCCGCTCATGCCGCAGTTCGTCGACGCGGTCGACGAGGGCTGCACGCTCGGCGAAGTGTGCGATGCGATGCGAATCGTATTTTCGACGCACCGGCCTGTCGTCGTGAAATGA